One Gimesia aquarii DNA segment encodes these proteins:
- the surE gene encoding 5'/3'-nucleotidase SurE produces MQILLTNDDGIHAPGIRSLQKALSALGEVEVVAPLSEQSGVGLSITYLHPLMVHQEYEGEKHWGWAVAGSPADCVKLGILEFCTRRPDLIVSGINSGSNVGINVLYSGTVAGAIEGAFAGITSIAVSAASSFSNDVKPDYDECAAQSIPIIQRLLKEDYKSGRLWNVNFPETKENWPRGVKWTSLGVKRHIDVMEKRIDPRGRPYYWSGLDPSSNHQLEDGTDIQELSEGFVTVTPLNYDLTDHKQLDQSLNGQAGRDLHLEHDPDYYN; encoded by the coding sequence GTGCAAATTTTGCTAACCAACGATGATGGCATTCATGCTCCCGGTATCCGCAGCTTACAAAAAGCACTTTCGGCTTTGGGAGAGGTAGAAGTCGTTGCTCCTTTGTCTGAACAAAGTGGAGTGGGTTTAAGCATCACCTATTTACACCCTCTTATGGTACACCAAGAGTACGAAGGAGAGAAGCACTGGGGTTGGGCGGTAGCCGGCAGTCCGGCAGATTGTGTAAAGCTGGGGATTCTGGAATTCTGTACGCGACGTCCAGATCTCATTGTCAGTGGAATTAACTCTGGCTCGAATGTAGGTATCAACGTACTCTATTCTGGTACCGTCGCTGGCGCGATTGAAGGCGCTTTTGCTGGAATCACTTCTATCGCAGTTTCTGCTGCCAGCAGCTTTTCCAATGACGTCAAACCTGATTATGATGAATGTGCCGCGCAGAGCATTCCCATTATTCAAAGGCTACTGAAAGAGGATTACAAATCAGGCCGACTATGGAATGTGAATTTTCCAGAAACCAAAGAAAATTGGCCACGTGGAGTAAAATGGACTTCTCTGGGAGTCAAACGTCACATTGATGTCATGGAAAAACGAATTGATCCACGTGGACGACCTTATTATTGGAGTGGATTAGATCCATCTTCTAATCATCAGTTAGAAGATGGTACTGACATCCAGGAACTTTCAGAGGGATTTGTAACTGTCACCCCTCTCAATTACGATTTAACAGACCATAAGCAATTAGACCAATCTCTGAATGGACAAGCAGGTAGGGATCTTCATCTAGAACATGATCCAGACTACTATAATTGA
- a CDS encoding NTP transferase domain-containing protein, with the protein MATLNIPPRLFAIIPAAGMSRRMGTHKLLLPLGKETVIQRLVRVLNVPFIAKIIIIARKGDDLLKAHLSDLDIQLIQPEIDPPDMKVSVQLGLRWIDSHYHPTEDDSWLLIPADHPVLSHSVIEDLTQAWQNNQASVMVPTFQNRKGHPAFFRWSVSDDVFQLSNDEGINALWKNQRIVPDLFECIHPEILIDLDTPEDYEYVKQQYSIDT; encoded by the coding sequence ATGGCCACTTTAAATATACCGCCACGACTGTTTGCTATTATTCCTGCCGCTGGAATGAGCCGTCGCATGGGAACGCATAAACTGCTGCTTCCTCTTGGTAAAGAAACAGTCATTCAACGATTGGTTCGGGTGTTAAACGTTCCTTTTATTGCTAAGATCATAATTATTGCTCGAAAAGGAGATGATTTATTAAAAGCACATCTTTCTGACTTAGACATACAACTAATTCAACCTGAGATCGATCCTCCCGATATGAAAGTTAGTGTGCAACTTGGATTGAGATGGATCGACTCTCATTATCATCCGACTGAGGATGATAGTTGGTTATTAATTCCTGCAGACCATCCAGTTCTCAGCCATTCTGTTATTGAGGACCTGACTCAAGCTTGGCAGAACAATCAGGCGTCAGTCATGGTTCCCACGTTTCAAAATCGAAAAGGCCATCCTGCTTTTTTTCGTTGGTCTGTTTCAGATGACGTTTTTCAACTCTCAAATGATGAAGGGATTAATGCACTATGGAAAAATCAAAGAATAGTTCCAGATTTGTTTGAATGTATTCATCCGGAAATACTGATTGATCTGGATACACCCGAAGATTACGAATACGTGAAGCAGCAATATTCAATTGATACCTGA